The Fimbriimonadaceae bacterium nucleotide sequence CGAGGAAAGGAGGGTTTGCGCGTTCGGAGCGCATACAAGGAGGCAGCTGAGAAGTATGGAGTGGAGTGGTCTGGGAGAAACTACGACCGCAACGCCTGGCAAGGTTCTGATCCGGTCAACCGCGCCTTGTCGGCTGCCAACGCCTGCCTATACGGAGTCTGCCACACTGCTATCCTTTCTATGGGCTTCAGTCCTGCGTTGGGCTTTATCCACACGGGCAAGCAGCTGTCCTTTGTGTACGATGTCGCGGACCTATATAAGCTTGACATCGCTGTTCCAGCCGCCTTTTCCGCCGCTAAGGAAGGTGCTGACCAGATAGACAGGCGCGTACGTTTAGCGATGCGGGATCGGTTTAGGGAAAGCCGTTTCCTCAGTCAGGTTTCTCTCGACCTGATGAGCCTGTTTGCAGATGATCTTCCTGATGAGGAACTGGAAGTTTACGACGACGACCCTGCGTTGCCTGCAGATCTTTGGGGACCTGAGGATGATTGTAATAGTAGTTCGAACAGTGAAACCTCGACTGAGGGGTGAACTCAGTAGATGGATGGTTGAGTTTCAAGCTGGAGTCTTCGT carries:
- the cas1e gene encoding type I-E CRISPR-associated endonuclease Cas1, giving the protein MPADLHLLPKLRDRLSYVYIEHAVVEREESAIAVYDDDGFTQIPIASIALLMLGPGTKISHAAIDILARNNCLAAWVGEGAVRMYAFGTGGTHSAVRLMRQAELVSDPPARLRVVRKLYGMRFPEALSDDLSIEQLRGKEGLRVRSAYKEAAEKYGVEWSGRNYDRNAWQGSDPVNRALSAANACLYGVCHTAILSMGFSPALGFIHTGKQLSFVYDVADLYKLDIAVPAAFSAAKEGADQIDRRVRLAMRDRFRESRFLSQVSLDLMSLFADDLPDEELEVYDDDPALPADLWGPEDDCNSSSNSETSTEG